From Streptomyces sp. NBC_01460, a single genomic window includes:
- a CDS encoding 4-hydroxy-3-methylbut-2-enyl diphosphate reductase, which produces MGRMTATPARRVLLAAPRGYCAGVDRAVIAVEKALEQYGAPIYVRHEIVHNKYVVQTLEKKGAIFVDVTAEVPEGSIVMFSAHGVAPTVHAEAAERKLATIDATCPLVTKVHKEAVRYAKEDYDILLIGHEGHEEVIGTSGEAPDHITLVDGPEDVANVEVRDESKVVWLSQTTLSVDETMETVGALKNKFPNLLSPPSDDICYATQNRQIAVKKLAEDAELVIVVGSKNSSNSIRMVEVALDAGAPAAHLVDFAAEIDEAWLEGVTTVGLTSGASVPDVLVDGVLEWLGERGYADVETVKTADESITFSLPKELRRDLRAEAAALSAE; this is translated from the coding sequence ATGGGACGCATGACTGCAACGCCTGCCCGCCGTGTCCTGCTCGCCGCACCCCGTGGCTACTGCGCGGGCGTGGACCGCGCCGTGATCGCCGTCGAGAAAGCCCTGGAGCAGTACGGCGCCCCGATCTACGTCCGTCACGAGATCGTGCACAACAAGTACGTCGTGCAAACGCTCGAGAAGAAGGGCGCGATCTTCGTCGACGTGACCGCGGAGGTGCCCGAGGGCTCCATCGTGATGTTCTCCGCGCACGGCGTCGCCCCGACCGTCCACGCGGAGGCCGCCGAGCGCAAGCTCGCCACCATCGACGCGACCTGCCCGCTGGTCACGAAGGTCCACAAGGAAGCCGTCCGCTACGCCAAGGAGGACTACGACATCCTCCTGATCGGCCACGAGGGCCACGAGGAAGTCATCGGCACGAGCGGTGAGGCCCCCGACCACATCACGCTGGTCGACGGCCCCGAGGACGTCGCGAACGTCGAGGTCCGCGACGAGTCCAAGGTGGTCTGGCTCTCCCAGACCACGCTCTCCGTCGACGAGACGATGGAGACGGTCGGCGCGCTGAAGAACAAGTTCCCGAACCTCCTCTCCCCGCCGAGCGACGACATCTGCTACGCCACGCAGAACCGTCAGATCGCGGTGAAGAAGCTGGCCGAGGACGCCGAGCTGGTCATCGTCGTCGGCTCGAAGAACTCCTCGAACTCGATCCGCATGGTCGAGGTCGCCCTCGACGCCGGTGCGCCCGCCGCCCACCTGGTGGACTTCGCCGCCGAGATCGACGAGGCCTGGCTGGAAGGCGTCACCACGGTCGGCCTCACCTCGGGCGCCTCCGTCCCCGACGTCCTGGTCGACGGCGTACTGGAATGGCTGGGCGAGCGGGGCTACGCCGACGTGGAGACGGTGAAGACCGCGGACGAGTCGATCACCTTCTCGCTGCCCAAGGAGCTCCGGCGCGACCTGCGCGCCGAGGCCGCCGCGCTCTCCGCCGAGTAG
- a CDS encoding malonic semialdehyde reductase produces MSLVLDPAAQDLLFREARTANTFTDEPVTDEQVQAIYDLVKYGPTAFNQSPLRVVLVRTPEGRERLVKHMAEGNRPKTLAAPLVALLVADHEFHEELPALMPHYPQAKDAFFSERPVREQSAGLNAALQAAYFIIGVRAAGLAAGPMTGFDAAGIEKEFLDSDHKLLMAVNIGKPGEDAWFPRLPRLSYDEVVTTV; encoded by the coding sequence ATGTCCCTCGTTCTTGACCCCGCCGCCCAGGACCTCCTCTTCCGCGAGGCCCGCACCGCCAACACGTTCACCGACGAGCCGGTGACCGACGAGCAGGTCCAGGCGATCTACGACCTGGTCAAGTACGGCCCGACGGCCTTCAACCAGTCGCCGCTGCGCGTCGTCCTGGTCCGCACCCCCGAGGGCCGCGAGCGTCTGGTCAAGCACATGGCCGAGGGCAACCGCCCGAAGACCCTGGCCGCACCGCTGGTGGCGCTCCTCGTCGCGGACCACGAGTTCCACGAGGAACTCCCCGCGCTCATGCCGCACTACCCGCAGGCCAAGGACGCGTTCTTCTCCGAGCGCCCGGTCCGCGAGCAGTCCGCCGGGCTGAACGCCGCCCTGCAGGCCGCCTACTTCATCATCGGCGTCCGTGCCGCCGGCCTCGCCGCCGGCCCGATGACCGGCTTCGACGCCGCGGGCATCGAGAAGGAGTTCCTGGACAGCGACCACAAGCTGCTCATGGCCGTCAACATCGGCAAGCCCGGCGAGGACGCCTGGTTCCCGCGCCTGCCGCGCCTGTCCTACGACGAGGTCGTCACGACCGTCTGA
- the ychF gene encoding redox-regulated ATPase YchF: MSLTIGIVGLPNVGKSTLFNALTKNDVLAANYPFATIEPNVGVVGVPDPRLDKLAEIFSSQKLLPATVDFVDIAGIVRGASEGEGLGNKFLANIRESDAICQVIRAFKDENVVHVDGKVSPKDDIETINTELILADLQSVEKAVPRLTKESRLQKEKVAVLAAVEEAQKILEAGDTLFSRGITAGTEKGRLLHELHLLTTKPFLYVFNVDEDELVDEDFKNEQRALVAPAEAIFLNAKIESELIELDDDEALELLQSMGQEEPGLATLGRVGFDTLGLQTYLTAGPKEARAWTIKKGATAPEAAGVIHTDFQKGFIKAEIVSFEDLVETGSVAEARSKGKARMEGKDYVMQDGDVVEFRFNV; this comes from the coding sequence GTGTCGCTCACGATCGGAATCGTCGGTCTGCCGAATGTCGGCAAGTCGACCCTGTTCAACGCCCTGACCAAGAACGACGTGCTGGCGGCCAACTACCCGTTCGCCACCATCGAGCCGAACGTGGGCGTCGTGGGCGTCCCCGACCCCCGCCTGGACAAGCTCGCCGAGATCTTCAGCTCGCAGAAGCTGCTCCCCGCGACGGTCGACTTCGTCGACATCGCGGGCATCGTGCGCGGTGCGAGCGAGGGCGAGGGCCTGGGCAACAAGTTCCTCGCGAACATCCGCGAGTCCGACGCGATCTGCCAGGTCATCCGCGCCTTCAAGGACGAGAACGTCGTCCACGTCGACGGCAAGGTCTCGCCCAAGGACGACATCGAGACGATCAACACCGAGCTGATCCTCGCCGACCTCCAGTCCGTCGAGAAGGCCGTCCCCCGCCTGACGAAGGAGTCCCGCCTCCAGAAGGAGAAGGTCGCGGTCCTCGCCGCCGTCGAGGAGGCCCAGAAGATCCTCGAGGCGGGCGACACCCTCTTCTCCCGCGGCATCACCGCCGGCACCGAGAAGGGCCGCCTCCTCCACGAGCTGCACCTGCTCACGACGAAGCCCTTCCTCTACGTCTTCAACGTCGACGAGGACGAGCTGGTCGACGAGGACTTCAAGAACGAGCAGCGCGCCCTGGTCGCCCCGGCGGAGGCCATCTTCCTCAACGCCAAGATCGAGTCCGAGCTGATCGAGCTCGACGACGACGAGGCCCTCGAACTCCTCCAGTCCATGGGCCAGGAGGAGCCGGGCCTCGCCACCCTCGGCCGCGTCGGCTTCGACACCCTGGGCCTCCAGACCTACCTCACGGCAGGCCCGAAGGAAGCCCGCGCCTGGACGATCAAGAAGGGCGCCACGGCCCCCGAGGCGGCCGGTGTGATCCACACCGACTTCCAGAAGGGCTTCATCAAGGCGGAGATCGTCTCCTTCGAGGACCTCGTCGAGACCGGCTCGGTCGCCGAGGCCCGCTCCAAGGGCAAGGCGCGCATGGAGGGCAAGGACTACGTGATGCAGGACGGCGACGTGGTGGAGTTCCGCTTCAACGTGTAG
- a CDS encoding WhiB family transcriptional regulator, which yields MLHMPHQPLQVAAVPSQRAPAREDEAGPWHSEAVCRRDEAGLFFAPSKEPTAARLSREESAKQVCARCPVMVECREHALVQPEPYGVWGGLTAAERRVVLARRRRRDMELKAAAPTGRIAAAG from the coding sequence GTGCTGCACATGCCGCATCAGCCCCTGCAGGTCGCCGCCGTGCCGTCCCAGCGCGCACCCGCGCGGGAGGATGAGGCGGGGCCCTGGCACTCGGAGGCGGTGTGCCGCCGGGACGAGGCCGGGCTGTTCTTCGCCCCGTCGAAGGAGCCGACCGCTGCCCGGCTGTCCCGTGAGGAGTCGGCGAAGCAGGTCTGTGCGAGGTGTCCGGTGATGGTGGAGTGCCGCGAGCACGCGCTGGTCCAGCCCGAGCCCTACGGGGTGTGGGGCGGCCTCACCGCAGCGGAACGCCGCGTGGTGCTCGCCCGGCGCCGCAGGCGTGACATGGAGCTGAAGGCGGCGGCCCCCACGGGGCGTATAGCCGCGGCGGGCTGA
- a CDS encoding DUF6542 domain-containing protein, with translation MEQHRTRTPQRRQTPQVQPAPPGGLGEVTAASAYPVSVAVAPAPATGAGPGAGPGSRPRRGVPPVVLALRRFPNPRLTGIGAGLFAALTMFLLACADRVLLGSSELVYGLLFLPVSALTALWVRPADLVTAPIIVPIAFAVGVIPVAGGTGGFGGQTMAVVTALAVHAGWLYGGTLVAGLIATVRKIRQMRERQRHLLRTAARHPRP, from the coding sequence GTGGAGCAGCACAGGACACGTACCCCGCAGCGCAGGCAGACCCCTCAGGTCCAGCCCGCCCCGCCCGGCGGCCTCGGCGAGGTGACGGCCGCGTCCGCGTATCCGGTGTCGGTGGCGGTCGCCCCGGCGCCGGCGACGGGCGCCGGTCCGGGGGCGGGACCGGGCTCCCGGCCCCGCCGCGGTGTTCCGCCCGTGGTCCTGGCGCTGCGCAGATTCCCCAACCCCCGGCTCACCGGCATCGGTGCGGGACTGTTCGCGGCGCTGACCATGTTCCTGCTGGCCTGTGCGGACCGGGTGCTCCTCGGGAGTTCCGAGCTCGTGTACGGCCTGCTGTTCCTGCCGGTCAGCGCGCTGACGGCGCTCTGGGTGCGGCCCGCCGACCTGGTGACCGCCCCGATCATCGTGCCCATCGCCTTCGCGGTCGGCGTGATCCCGGTCGCCGGGGGCACCGGCGGGTTCGGCGGTCAGACGATGGCCGTCGTGACCGCGCTCGCCGTCCACGCCGGCTGGCTGTACGGGGGCACCCTCGTGGCGGGGCTCATCGCCACCGTGCGGAAGATCCGGCAGATGCGGGAGCGGCAGCGGCACCTGCTGAGGACCGCCGCCCGCCACCCCCGCCCGTAG
- the ppgK gene encoding polyphosphate--glucose phosphotransferase, producing MEIFGVDIGGSGIKGAPVDLDRGELAQERHKVLTPHPATPESVADGVAEVVGHFDWQGPVGITFPGVVTGGITRTAANVDKGWIDTDARTLLSERIGQPVTILNDADAAGIAEMTFGAGRDRKGTVIMLTLGTGIGSALFTDGHLVPNTELGHLELHGHDAEKRASTKAKEDEDLSWHHWAHRVQKYLVHVEMLFSPELFIIGGGVSRKADKFLPLIEHVRAQIVPAELQNNAGIVGAAMAAAGK from the coding sequence ATGGAGATCTTCGGTGTGGACATCGGCGGTTCAGGGATCAAGGGTGCGCCCGTGGACCTGGACCGCGGAGAGCTGGCGCAGGAGCGCCACAAGGTACTGACACCCCACCCGGCCACGCCCGAGAGCGTCGCCGACGGTGTGGCCGAGGTCGTGGGCCATTTCGACTGGCAGGGGCCGGTCGGCATCACGTTCCCCGGAGTCGTCACCGGCGGCATCACCAGGACCGCGGCCAACGTGGACAAGGGCTGGATCGACACGGACGCCCGGACGCTGCTCAGCGAACGCATCGGGCAGCCCGTCACGATCCTCAACGACGCCGACGCGGCCGGGATCGCCGAGATGACCTTCGGCGCGGGGCGTGACCGCAAGGGCACGGTGATCATGCTGACCCTCGGCACGGGCATCGGCAGCGCGCTCTTCACGGACGGGCATCTGGTCCCCAACACCGAGCTCGGCCACCTGGAGCTGCACGGCCACGACGCGGAGAAGCGTGCCTCGACCAAGGCCAAGGAGGACGAGGACCTCAGCTGGCACCACTGGGCGCACCGGGTGCAGAAGTACCTGGTCCACGTGGAGATGCTGTTCTCGCCCGAGCTCTTCATCATCGGCGGCGGCGTCAGCCGCAAGGCGGACAAGTTCCTGCCGCTGATCGAGCACGTACGGGCCCAGATCGTCCCGGCCGAGCTGCAGAACAACGCCGGGATCGTCGGCGCCGCGATGGCGGCCGCGGGCAAGTAG
- a CDS encoding DUF4245 domain-containing protein, with product MASKRGKQTVRDMFLSMLVITAVAGVVYLFIPHDDKADPIKAVDYRVELATARRAAPYPVAAPTGLSKEWKPTSVSYEGQAGSGWHLGFLDPDGNYVAVEQSTTPAKKYVPDVSQDAEDTGRTEEVAGKEWQRWEGPKYDALVLHAEGVTTVVTGSAPKERLAEMAAALETSSS from the coding sequence GTGGCAAGCAAGCGAGGCAAGCAGACCGTCCGGGACATGTTCCTGTCGATGCTCGTGATCACCGCGGTGGCGGGCGTCGTCTACCTCTTCATCCCGCACGACGACAAGGCCGACCCGATCAAGGCGGTCGACTACCGGGTCGAGCTCGCGACGGCCCGTCGTGCCGCGCCGTACCCGGTGGCGGCGCCCACGGGGCTGTCGAAGGAGTGGAAGCCGACCTCCGTCTCGTACGAGGGCCAGGCGGGCTCCGGCTGGCACCTCGGCTTCCTCGACCCGGACGGCAACTACGTCGCGGTGGAGCAGTCCACGACCCCCGCCAAGAAGTACGTCCCCGACGTCAGCCAGGACGCCGAGGACACCGGACGCACCGAAGAGGTGGCCGGCAAGGAGTGGCAGCGCTGGGAGGGGCCGAAGTACGACGCCCTCGTGCTGCACGCCGAGGGAGTGACCACGGTGGTCACGGGCTCGGCTCCGAAGGAGCGGCTGGCGGAGATGGCCGCGGCCCTGGAGACGTCCTCCTCCTGA
- a CDS encoding APC family permease, whose amino-acid sequence MSGSTTEEGKLRRTLGFRDLVVYGLLFIAPMAPVGVFGTLDARSDGAVALVYLVATVVMAFTAFSYAQMVRVAPLAGSVFAYARKGLGEGPGFIAGWMAMLDYLLIPAVAYLFSGIAMNALVPEVSRWVWTAIAVVVTTALNLWGVRAAARVGFAVLAMEIVVLLVFVVSAVVVLARDGAERGWLTPLTGDTGFSVTAVLGAVSVAVLSYLGFDAIASFAEEVTGGSAKVARAVLFCLVLAGVLFVAQSYLAALLEPVSSAELAADPVKQGSAFYDAVDASVGTWLHDLVAVSKAIGAAFAALAGQAAAGRLVFAMARDGRLPSFLSRVDGRSGVPRVALTGAAVVTLVAAVWAARRDDGLDHLVSVVNVGALTAFVLLHASVVGWFAVRRMEGPPSWWRHVLMPVVGAAVLVAVILEATTSAQLVGVCWLGIGLVVLAVQWGRRAA is encoded by the coding sequence ATGTCGGGCAGCACCACCGAAGAGGGAAAGCTGCGGCGCACACTCGGGTTCCGGGACCTGGTGGTCTACGGGCTGCTGTTCATCGCGCCCATGGCCCCGGTCGGTGTGTTCGGCACGCTGGACGCCAGGTCCGACGGGGCCGTGGCGCTGGTGTATCTCGTGGCGACCGTGGTGATGGCCTTCACCGCGTTCAGCTATGCCCAGATGGTGCGTGTCGCACCGCTCGCCGGATCGGTCTTCGCGTACGCCCGCAAGGGGCTCGGGGAAGGTCCCGGGTTCATCGCCGGCTGGATGGCGATGCTCGACTACCTGCTGATCCCGGCGGTCGCCTACCTCTTCTCCGGGATCGCGATGAACGCGCTGGTCCCGGAGGTGTCACGGTGGGTGTGGACGGCGATCGCGGTCGTGGTGACGACGGCGCTCAACCTCTGGGGCGTGCGGGCGGCGGCCCGGGTGGGTTTCGCGGTCCTCGCCATGGAGATCGTGGTGCTGCTCGTGTTCGTGGTCTCGGCGGTGGTGGTGCTGGCCAGGGACGGGGCGGAGCGCGGCTGGCTGACACCGCTCACCGGGGACACCGGGTTCTCCGTGACGGCGGTGCTGGGAGCGGTGTCCGTCGCGGTGCTGTCCTATCTGGGCTTCGACGCGATCGCCTCGTTCGCCGAGGAGGTGACCGGCGGGTCGGCGAAGGTGGCCCGGGCCGTGCTGTTCTGCCTGGTGCTCGCGGGAGTGCTGTTCGTGGCCCAGTCCTATCTGGCCGCACTGCTGGAACCGGTGAGCTCGGCCGAGCTGGCGGCGGATCCGGTGAAGCAGGGGTCCGCCTTCTACGACGCGGTGGACGCCTCGGTCGGGACGTGGCTGCACGACCTGGTGGCCGTCAGCAAGGCGATCGGCGCGGCCTTCGCGGCGCTGGCCGGGCAGGCGGCGGCCGGTCGGCTGGTGTTCGCCATGGCGCGTGACGGCCGGCTGCCCTCGTTCCTGTCCCGGGTCGACGGGAGGTCCGGGGTGCCCCGGGTCGCTCTCACGGGGGCCGCGGTGGTGACGCTGGTGGCGGCGGTGTGGGCGGCCCGGCGCGACGACGGGCTGGACCATCTGGTGTCGGTGGTCAACGTGGGCGCGCTCACGGCGTTCGTGCTGCTCCACGCGTCGGTGGTGGGGTGGTTCGCCGTCCGCCGGATGGAGGGGCCGCCGAGCTGGTGGCGCCATGTGCTGATGCCGGTGGTGGGCGCGGCGGTCCTGGTCGCGGTGATCCTGGAGGCGACGACGAGCGCCCAGCTGGTGGGGGTCTGCTGGCTGGGGATCGGGCTGGTGGTGCTGGCGGTGCAGTGGGGGCGGCGGGCCGCCTGA
- the glpX gene encoding class II fructose-bisphosphatase — MSEHHLPSPLEVSPEAPDRNLAMELVRVTEAAAMAAGRWVGRGDKIGADGAAVKAMRTLVSTVSMNGIVVIGEGEKDEAPMLFNGERVGDGTGAEVDIAVDPIDGTTLNAKGMPNAIAVLAAADRGAMFDPSAVFYMDKLVTGPEAADFVDINAPVSVNIRRVAKAKSSAPEDVTVVILDRPRHESVVREIRETGARIKFISDGDVAGSIMAAREGTGVDLLMGIGGTPEGIISACAIKCLGGVIQGKLWPKDEAERQRALDAGHDLDRVLSTDDLVSGDNVFFVATGITDGELLRGVRYRAETATTESLVMRSKSGTIRRIDSTHRLSKLRAYSAIDFDRAK; from the coding sequence ATGTCCGAGCATCATCTGCCGTCCCCGCTCGAGGTCTCCCCGGAGGCCCCCGACCGCAACCTGGCCATGGAACTCGTCCGGGTCACCGAGGCCGCAGCCATGGCCGCCGGTCGCTGGGTCGGCCGCGGCGACAAGATCGGCGCCGACGGCGCCGCCGTGAAGGCCATGCGCACGCTCGTCTCCACCGTGTCGATGAACGGCATCGTCGTCATCGGTGAGGGCGAGAAGGACGAAGCGCCCATGCTGTTCAACGGCGAGCGCGTCGGCGACGGCACCGGAGCCGAGGTCGACATCGCCGTCGACCCGATCGACGGCACCACGCTCAACGCCAAGGGCATGCCCAACGCGATCGCCGTCCTGGCCGCCGCCGACCGCGGCGCGATGTTCGACCCGTCCGCCGTCTTCTACATGGACAAGCTGGTCACCGGCCCGGAGGCGGCCGACTTCGTCGACATCAACGCGCCCGTGTCCGTGAACATCCGGCGCGTCGCGAAGGCCAAGAGCTCGGCCCCCGAGGACGTCACCGTCGTCATCCTGGACCGCCCCCGGCACGAGAGCGTCGTCAGGGAGATCCGGGAGACGGGCGCCCGGATCAAGTTCATCTCCGACGGCGACGTCGCCGGGTCGATCATGGCCGCCCGCGAGGGAACCGGCGTCGACCTGCTCATGGGCATCGGCGGAACCCCCGAGGGCATCATCTCGGCCTGCGCCATAAAGTGCCTCGGCGGTGTCATCCAGGGCAAGCTCTGGCCCAAGGACGAGGCGGAGCGGCAGCGCGCGCTCGACGCCGGTCACGACCTGGACCGGGTGCTGTCCACCGACGACCTCGTCAGCGGCGACAACGTGTTCTTCGTCGCCACAGGGATCACCGACGGCGAACTCCTGCGCGGTGTGCGGTACCGCGCGGAGACGGCCACCACGGAGTCCCTGGTGATGCGGTCCAAGTCGGGCACGATCCGGAGGATCGACTCGACGCACCGGCTCTCGAAGCTGCGGGCCTACAGCGCGATCGACTTCGACCGCGCCAAGTAG
- a CDS encoding exodeoxyribonuclease VII small subunit, which translates to MTDDGTTTAAATGTLGYEQARDELIEVVRRLEAGGTTLEESLALWERGEELAKVCRHWLEGARARLDAALARPDGSAEAGGSTD; encoded by the coding sequence ATGACGGACGACGGGACGACGACGGCTGCCGCGACGGGCACGCTCGGCTACGAGCAGGCGCGGGACGAGCTGATCGAGGTCGTGCGCCGCCTGGAGGCGGGCGGCACGACGCTGGAGGAGTCGCTGGCCCTCTGGGAGCGCGGCGAGGAGCTGGCGAAGGTGTGCCGGCACTGGCTGGAAGGCGCGCGGGCCCGGCTGGACGCGGCGCTGGCGCGCCCGGACGGGAGTGCGGAAGCCGGCGGCTCCACGGACTGA
- the xseA gene encoding exodeoxyribonuclease VII large subunit, producing the protein MALTTSPEAPLPVGDVSRLIGGWIDRLGAVWVEGQITQLSRRPGAGVVFLTLRDPSHDISVSVTCFRQVFDRIADVVTEGARVVVLAKPEWYAPRGQLSLRATEIRPVGIGELLVRLEQLKKSLAAEGLFALDRKKPLPFLPQLIGLVSGRASAAERDVLENARRRWPAVRFEVRNTAVQGVHAVNQVVQAVQELDGLPEVDVIVVARGGGSVEDLLPFSDEALIRAVAACRTPVVSAIGHEPDSPLLDLVADVRASTPTDAAKKVVPDVGEELDRVQQLRDRALRTVRGLIDREERGLAHALGRSSMERPQRMVDEREAEIDALTGRSRRVLGHLLDRADSELAHTRARVVALSPAATLERGYAVLQRPDGHVVRSPADAGAPGEDLRARVSEGEFTVRVAE; encoded by the coding sequence ATGGCTCTCACTACGTCCCCGGAAGCCCCGCTGCCCGTCGGCGACGTGTCACGGCTGATCGGCGGCTGGATCGACCGGCTCGGCGCGGTCTGGGTGGAGGGGCAGATCACCCAGCTGTCGCGCCGGCCGGGTGCCGGGGTGGTGTTCCTGACGCTGCGCGACCCGTCGCACGACATCTCCGTGAGCGTGACCTGCTTCCGGCAGGTCTTCGACCGGATCGCCGATGTGGTGACCGAGGGCGCGCGGGTCGTCGTCCTCGCCAAGCCCGAGTGGTACGCCCCCCGTGGCCAGCTGTCCCTGCGCGCCACGGAGATACGGCCGGTCGGCATCGGGGAGCTCCTGGTGCGGCTGGAGCAGCTGAAGAAGTCGCTGGCCGCCGAAGGGCTCTTCGCCCTGGACCGGAAGAAGCCGCTGCCGTTCCTGCCGCAGCTGATCGGTCTGGTCTCCGGGCGGGCGTCGGCGGCGGAGCGCGATGTGCTGGAGAACGCCAGGCGGCGGTGGCCCGCGGTGCGCTTCGAGGTGCGCAACACGGCGGTGCAGGGTGTGCACGCCGTGAACCAGGTGGTCCAGGCGGTCCAGGAGCTGGACGGGCTGCCCGAGGTCGACGTGATCGTCGTCGCCCGGGGCGGCGGCAGCGTGGAGGACCTGCTGCCGTTCTCCGACGAGGCGCTGATCCGGGCGGTGGCCGCGTGCCGTACGCCGGTGGTCTCCGCCATCGGGCACGAGCCGGACTCCCCGCTGCTCGACCTGGTGGCCGATGTACGGGCGTCGACGCCGACGGACGCGGCGAAGAAGGTCGTGCCGGACGTGGGTGAGGAGCTCGACCGTGTCCAGCAGCTCCGGGACCGGGCGCTGCGCACCGTACGAGGGCTGATCGACCGCGAGGAGCGGGGGCTCGCGCACGCGCTGGGCAGGTCCTCCATGGAGCGGCCGCAGCGGATGGTGGACGAGCGGGAGGCGGAGATCGACGCGCTGACGGGGCGGAGCCGCAGGGTGCTCGGACATCTGCTGGACCGCGCCGACTCGGAGCTCGCGCACACCCGCGCCCGGGTCGTGGCGCTGTCGCCGGCGGCGACGCTGGAGCGGGGATACGCGGTGCTGCAGCGGCCGGACGGCCATGTGGTGCGCTCGCCCGCGGACGCCGGGGCGCCGGGCGAGGACCTGCGGGCGCGGGTCTCGGAGGGCGAGTTCACGGTGCGGGTCGCGGAGTGA